In Paenibacillus kyungheensis, the following are encoded in one genomic region:
- a CDS encoding zinc metallopeptidase → MSINAFFWILIILAFGLTIWAQFRVKGTFKKYSQVPNARGLTGYEAARHMLDSNGLQDVRIEVVRGSLSDHYDPIHRVVRLSEDVYYQNSISAVSVACHEIGHAIQHKTHYPMLALRHRIFPVVNFTSGIAPFLIIAGAIFSSFSLLGLGIIFFSAAVVFQLVTLPVEFNASNRARDIMVAEGYVTNEEERSVGKVLNAAALTYVATALLSVLELLRLVFMFAGNRD, encoded by the coding sequence ATGAGTATTAATGCTTTCTTTTGGATCTTAATTATTCTTGCATTTGGATTAACCATATGGGCACAATTTAGAGTTAAAGGTACATTTAAGAAATATTCTCAAGTACCCAATGCACGCGGTCTTACCGGTTATGAAGCAGCTCGTCATATGTTAGATAGTAACGGTCTACAAGATGTTCGTATCGAAGTTGTACGTGGCTCGCTAAGCGACCATTATGATCCTATTCATCGGGTGGTACGTCTTTCAGAAGATGTATATTACCAAAACAGTATTTCGGCTGTATCTGTAGCTTGTCACGAGATTGGTCATGCGATTCAACACAAAACGCATTATCCGATGCTTGCACTTCGTCACCGTATCTTCCCGGTTGTTAATTTCACATCCGGTATCGCACCATTCTTAATTATTGCAGGTGCTATTTTCAGTTCATTTAGTCTTTTGGGACTTGGTATTATCTTCTTCTCGGCTGCTGTTGTATTCCAATTGGTCACTTTGCCTGTTGAGTTTAACGCTAGTAATCGTGCAAGAGATATTATGGTTGCTGAAGGTTATGTGACTAACGAAGAAGAACGTAGTGTTGGTAAAGTATTGAATGCTGCTGCTCTTACGTACGTAGCTACTGCATTGCTATCTGTACTTGAATTGTTACGTCTTGTATTTATGTTCGCTGGTAACCGCGACTAA
- a CDS encoding putative glycoside hydrolase has protein sequence MEILWAIMLLASTTLSGGQDGQATAKSTTLKSALNQAAIHSQLSNTEVDADNPPAKIDPQVDAPKVKGVYVTAYSAGGSRMTTLLDLLDKTELNAMVIDLKDDAGYITYQTKNAKLKEMGSPQKFIADPDAMMKRLKKHDVYPIARIVVFKDSILAKKHPELSFVKSNGQVWSNGKGDNFVNPYNKDVWDYNIELAKEAAAMGFKEIQFDYVRFPEGFENHESELKFTKTKQSRVDVIAEFVQYARKELAPLGVRVSVDIFGYAASVPAAEGIGQDFAKISENVDVISPMVYPSHYSTGWFGVKDPDKNPYATIKGSMEDTLKKLKPLGDQTPIIRPWIQDFTASWLGSGHYTQYGAKEVNDQIRAMHEKGIDEYLLWNAGNRYTANANY, from the coding sequence ATGGAAATTTTATGGGCAATTATGCTGCTCGCATCGACAACGCTTAGTGGTGGACAAGATGGACAAGCTACAGCTAAGTCCACTACGCTTAAATCCGCTTTGAACCAGGCGGCGATTCACAGTCAATTAAGTAACACAGAGGTAGATGCAGATAATCCTCCTGCCAAAATTGATCCGCAAGTAGATGCGCCTAAAGTAAAAGGTGTCTATGTTACTGCTTATAGTGCTGGTGGTTCGCGTATGACTACCCTGCTTGATCTTTTGGATAAAACAGAGCTAAATGCTATGGTTATTGATCTAAAAGATGACGCTGGATACATAACGTATCAAACCAAAAATGCCAAGTTAAAAGAAATGGGCAGTCCGCAAAAATTTATCGCTGATCCAGACGCTATGATGAAACGCTTGAAAAAACATGATGTTTATCCTATTGCTCGTATCGTAGTATTCAAAGACTCTATCCTTGCCAAAAAACATCCTGAACTTTCTTTTGTTAAAAGCAATGGACAAGTATGGAGTAATGGTAAAGGTGACAACTTCGTAAATCCATATAACAAAGATGTATGGGATTACAATATTGAATTAGCTAAAGAAGCAGCAGCAATGGGCTTCAAAGAAATCCAATTTGATTATGTTCGTTTCCCAGAAGGATTCGAAAATCATGAATCCGAGTTGAAATTTACCAAAACCAAACAATCGCGTGTAGATGTGATTGCTGAATTTGTACAATATGCTCGTAAAGAGCTTGCTCCTTTGGGTGTACGTGTATCTGTAGATATTTTCGGTTATGCGGCTTCTGTACCTGCTGCTGAAGGTATCGGACAAGATTTTGCCAAAATTTCAGAAAATGTAGATGTTATTAGTCCAATGGTCTATCCAAGTCACTATTCTACAGGTTGGTTCGGTGTAAAAGATCCTGACAAAAACCCATATGCAACGATTAAAGGTTCTATGGAAGATACATTGAAAAAGCTGAAACCACTTGGTGATCAGACGCCTATTATCCGTCCATGGATTCAAGACTTTACAGCAAGCTGGTTAGGTAGCGGTCATTATACACAATACGGTGCAAAAGAAGTCAATGACCAGATTCGTGCAATGCATGAAAAAGGAATCGACGAGTATCTATTATGGAATGCCGGTAACCGTTATACCGCTAATGCTAATTATTAA
- a CDS encoding DEAD/DEAH box helicase, translating into MTKFADFGLDEKVLQAVMELGFEESTPIQAQAIPIAMSGSDMIGQAQTGTGKTAAFGIPLINKIERSEDKIVALIMAPTRELAIQVAEEIEKLSRFKGIRSLPIYGGQDIVRQIRALKKKPQIIIGTPGRLLDHINRKTIKLDDVQTVVLDEADEMLDMGFMEDIQSILKQVPEERQTMLFSATMPANIKRLAQQFLKNPQHVSVIPKHVSAPLIDQSYIEVNERQKFDALSRLLDMESPELAIVFGRTKRRVDELAEALQKRGYTADGLHGDLSQNQRDSVMRKFRDGSIDVLVATDVAARGLDVSGVTHVVNFDLPQDPESYVHRIGRTGRAGKEGAAYSFVTPRELDHLHFIERVTNQKIARKPLPSLAEAIEGKQRITAERLLELVQDDTTPLNEYKGIAIQLLEQYDSVNLLSAAIKLLTGEKKDAQVDLTPEDPIRAKRRKPDVRSGGRKPGGSYNRGGSSTGGYKGNSSSGGRGGYSSGGSSSGGGYKGNKDAGRDRNKPRTTSSENRRPAPKRDDSFNA; encoded by the coding sequence TTGACTAAATTTGCAGATTTCGGGTTAGATGAAAAAGTACTACAAGCGGTAATGGAGCTAGGTTTTGAAGAATCAACACCTATCCAAGCACAAGCTATTCCAATTGCTATGAGCGGCAGTGACATGATCGGACAAGCTCAAACAGGTACAGGTAAAACAGCAGCATTCGGCATACCCCTTATTAACAAGATCGAACGTTCGGAAGATAAAATTGTAGCATTGATTATGGCACCAACTCGTGAGTTGGCGATCCAAGTAGCAGAAGAAATCGAGAAATTATCCCGCTTTAAAGGTATCCGTTCATTGCCAATCTACGGTGGACAAGATATCGTTCGTCAGATCCGCGCTTTGAAAAAGAAACCTCAAATTATTATCGGTACACCTGGTCGCTTGCTTGACCATATAAACCGTAAAACAATCAAACTAGATGATGTACAAACTGTAGTATTGGATGAAGCAGATGAAATGCTTGATATGGGTTTCATGGAAGATATCCAATCTATTTTGAAACAAGTTCCAGAAGAGCGTCAAACAATGTTGTTCTCAGCAACTATGCCTGCTAACATCAAGCGTTTAGCGCAACAATTCTTGAAAAACCCTCAACATGTTTCTGTAATTCCAAAACACGTTAGCGCACCTTTGATTGATCAATCTTATATCGAAGTGAATGAGCGTCAAAAATTTGATGCATTGTCTCGCTTGTTAGATATGGAATCTCCAGAGCTAGCAATCGTTTTCGGACGTACAAAACGTCGTGTTGATGAGTTAGCAGAAGCTTTGCAAAAACGTGGCTATACAGCAGACGGTTTGCATGGTGACTTGTCTCAGAACCAACGTGATAGCGTTATGCGTAAATTCCGTGATGGTAGTATTGATGTTCTAGTTGCTACAGACGTAGCAGCACGTGGACTTGATGTATCTGGCGTAACTCATGTTGTTAACTTTGACTTGCCACAAGATCCAGAAAGTTATGTTCACCGTATCGGTCGTACAGGACGTGCTGGTAAAGAAGGCGCAGCTTACTCTTTCGTAACACCACGCGAATTAGATCATTTGCACTTTATCGAGCGTGTAACGAACCAAAAAATCGCGCGTAAACCTCTACCATCTTTGGCAGAAGCGATTGAAGGTAAACAACGTATTACAGCTGAGCGCTTGCTTGAGCTAGTACAAGACGATACAACTCCTTTGAACGAATACAAAGGTATTGCTATCCAATTGTTAGAACAATATGATTCTGTGAACTTGCTTTCAGCAGCAATCAAATTGTTAACTGGTGAGAAAAAAGACGCACAGGTTGACTTGACTCCTGAAGATCCAATTCGTGCAAAACGTCGTAAACCTGATGTTCGCTCTGGTGGACGTAAACCAGGCGGTAGCTATAACCGTGGTGGAAGTAGCACAGGCGGATACAAAGGCAACAGCAGCAGTGGCGGACGCGGTGGATACAGCAGCGGCGGAAGTTCTAGCGGTGGCGGATACAAAGGTAACAAAGATGCTGGACGTGATCGTAACAAACCACGTACAACTAGCAGCGAAAACCGTCGTCCAGCTCCAAAACGTGACGATTCTTTCAACGCATAA
- a CDS encoding MATE family efflux transporter, which produces MIPTVTLLQKFSEFLKILFPILITQIALSLMTFFDTNMSGHASAEDLAGVAIGSSLWVPIQAGLSGILVAVTPIVSQLIGSNQRSKISFNVVQALLLSVVVSIVILIIGGLLLNPILDLMSLEPYVREVAHGFIVCLSTGIIPLFAYTVLRSYIDALGQTRFSMMITLCALPINVAINYLLIFGKFGFPKLGGIGAGVASAITYWCVFLIAVLVIRIAKPFRQDQLFSRWHSPSLQKWGEILKLGIPMGFAIFFEVAIFAGVTLFMSNYDTMTIAAHQAAQNFAATLYMIPLSICTALTILVGYEVGAKRLKDARQYTKLGLGLALALSLCTAVILLAFRQSVSALYSSDPVLIDLIAHFMIYAAFYQISDAIATPVQGALRGYKDVNPAFVLTFISYWIIGLPVGYLIANYTDYAAFGYWIGLSTGLAVGAITLLSRLLWVQRQAIHFVPSESK; this is translated from the coding sequence ATGATCCCTACTGTTACACTTTTGCAGAAGTTCAGTGAGTTTTTGAAAATATTATTTCCTATTCTGATTACCCAGATTGCTTTATCTTTAATGACTTTTTTCGATACGAATATGTCCGGTCATGCCAGTGCAGAAGATTTGGCTGGTGTCGCGATAGGATCGAGTCTGTGGGTTCCGATTCAAGCGGGGCTTAGTGGTATTCTAGTAGCAGTGACGCCGATTGTGTCACAATTGATCGGTTCGAATCAACGATCCAAAATCAGCTTTAATGTAGTCCAAGCTTTATTATTATCAGTTGTTGTATCCATTGTCATTCTAATTATCGGTGGATTGTTATTAAATCCAATTCTGGATCTGATGAGTCTAGAACCTTATGTACGTGAAGTGGCTCATGGTTTTATCGTATGTTTATCCACAGGGATTATTCCTTTATTTGCTTACACTGTGCTGCGAAGTTATATCGATGCTCTAGGTCAAACACGATTTTCAATGATGATTACATTATGTGCGTTACCGATCAATGTCGCGATTAATTATTTATTGATTTTCGGTAAATTTGGATTCCCTAAATTAGGCGGAATCGGAGCTGGTGTAGCATCTGCGATCACTTACTGGTGTGTATTTTTGATCGCCGTACTCGTTATACGTATCGCAAAACCTTTTCGCCAAGATCAGTTGTTTAGTAGGTGGCACTCCCCTTCTTTGCAAAAATGGGGCGAAATTTTAAAATTAGGTATTCCGATGGGCTTTGCCATCTTTTTTGAAGTGGCTATTTTCGCTGGAGTTACTTTATTTATGAGCAACTACGATACGATGACGATTGCAGCTCATCAGGCGGCTCAGAACTTTGCTGCAACCCTTTATATGATACCGTTAAGTATTTGTACAGCGTTAACGATTTTAGTCGGTTACGAGGTCGGTGCTAAGCGTCTGAAAGATGCGAGGCAATATACAAAGCTTGGTCTTGGCTTAGCGCTTGCTTTGTCATTATGCACCGCTGTAATTCTACTTGCATTTCGTCAATCGGTATCAGCGCTTTACTCTTCTGATCCTGTATTGATTGATCTGATAGCTCATTTTATGATTTATGCTGCTTTTTATCAAATATCAGATGCTATTGCTACACCTGTACAGGGAGCACTCCGAGGATACAAAGATGTGAATCCTGCTTTCGTTTTAACCTTTATCTCATACTGGATTATAGGATTACCTGTCGGTTACCTAATTGCTAATTATACCGATTATGCTGCTTTTGGATATTGGATTGGTCTCAGTACAGGACTTGCAGTAGGCGCGATCACATTGCTGTCTCGTTTACTATGGGTACAACGACAAGCTATACATTTTGTACCTTCTGAATCTAAATAG
- a CDS encoding DUF1499 domain-containing protein, whose product MSLKRTLVGIIRSQEGTGDRAKDPQMKTRYYNLSRERAWEEVSSTLKKIPGYKVLHEVPSVGEIILEKKTGFGRTMDITVSIVSVSPVRSAIDIYSASRGSLGDLGANYRNILNLFGSLDKKLAQYKTTST is encoded by the coding sequence TTGTCGTTAAAAAGAACATTAGTGGGGATTATACGTAGCCAAGAAGGAACTGGCGATCGTGCCAAAGATCCTCAAATGAAAACAAGATATTACAATCTATCCCGCGAAAGAGCATGGGAAGAGGTTTCTTCAACACTCAAAAAAATTCCGGGTTATAAAGTATTACATGAGGTTCCAAGTGTAGGCGAAATTATACTGGAGAAAAAAACAGGTTTTGGACGCACAATGGATATTACGGTATCGATTGTATCGGTAAGCCCTGTGCGTAGTGCGATCGATATTTATTCAGCTTCTCGTGGATCATTAGGTGATCTGGGAGCGAATTATCGCAACATCCTGAATCTTTTTGGTTCTTTGGATAAAAAACTAGCACAATACAAAACAACCAGTACTTAA
- a CDS encoding rhomboid family intramembrane serine protease yields the protein MLFVRYENWKSFLRYYPVTSLILLINLAVFIFLSFNGGSTNPQTLADYGAVTNVPMYDQWWRVITAIFLHNGFSHLLSNSFGLIVFAPPLERLIGSWRYVVLYMASGIIGNVISLELYQQSGNSVVAVGASGAIYGIYGAFLYIALFQRQIMDEASRKTMYTILVLGLIFTFVVPGIGIWAHVGGLIAGFFIYGLMLRLTGLRGRWRRLAEAYAKALSEQENQNKIE from the coding sequence ATGTTATTTGTCCGTTATGAGAATTGGAAAAGTTTTTTACGGTATTATCCAGTCACTTCGTTGATTTTATTGATTAATCTGGCAGTGTTTATCTTTTTGAGCTTTAACGGTGGTTCTACGAATCCACAGACGCTAGCCGATTATGGTGCTGTCACAAATGTACCTATGTATGATCAATGGTGGAGAGTCATTACAGCTATATTTTTGCATAATGGATTCAGTCATTTGTTATCGAATAGCTTTGGACTGATTGTATTTGCGCCTCCATTAGAACGTTTAATTGGAAGCTGGCGTTATGTGGTTCTGTATATGGCGAGTGGTATTATCGGAAATGTAATCAGTTTGGAATTATATCAACAATCCGGTAATAGTGTGGTAGCTGTTGGTGCTTCAGGAGCAATCTATGGCATCTATGGAGCATTTTTGTATATAGCGTTGTTCCAGCGTCAGATTATGGATGAGGCTTCTCGTAAGACGATGTACACGATTTTGGTACTGGGGCTTATTTTCACCTTTGTTGTTCCTGGTATCGGCATCTGGGCGCATGTAGGTGGGTTAATAGCAGGATTCTTTATTTACGGATTGATGTTGAGATTAACTGGCTTGCGAGGAAGATGGAGACGTCTAGCAGAAGCGTATGCCAAAGCACTGTCTGAACAAGAAAATCAGAACAAGATTGAATAA
- a CDS encoding YitT family protein, whose translation MSKKIGALFVVFLGSLFTAAAFNLFLIPHQLLSGGVSGLAMLTGYFTPLNISLLYFVYNIPLLIAGWFLLGKRYILLSIVSVAATTWMMTIIPVEAAAPDLLLSAVFGGVLIGIGVGISFRVGGSSGGFDILGSIITRYRDFPVGNVIVGLNGLVVLAMGYWSNDWNIALASMVSIYIAGKVLDLIHVSHVKVTLFIVSNHTDLLLEKLMPLQRGVTMIKAEGAFSHTPKDMLMTVTTRYELAELRRIIKETDPAAFVNMVETVGVMGSFRKG comes from the coding sequence GTGTCAAAAAAAATCGGTGCCCTATTTGTTGTTTTTCTGGGCTCCCTATTCACAGCTGCTGCGTTTAACCTGTTCCTGATTCCCCATCAATTATTAAGTGGTGGTGTATCAGGACTTGCTATGTTAACCGGTTATTTTACACCGCTTAATATTAGTCTGCTTTACTTTGTATACAATATACCTCTTTTGATCGCGGGTTGGTTTTTGCTAGGCAAACGCTATATTTTACTTAGTATCGTTTCTGTTGCAGCTACCACATGGATGATGACTATTATTCCTGTTGAAGCCGCAGCACCCGATTTATTATTATCTGCTGTATTTGGTGGTGTATTGATCGGAATAGGAGTTGGTATTTCATTCCGGGTAGGCGGTTCTTCCGGTGGATTCGATATTCTGGGTTCTATTATTACTCGTTATCGTGATTTCCCCGTTGGTAATGTTATTGTTGGATTAAATGGTCTCGTTGTACTTGCAATGGGTTACTGGTCTAATGACTGGAATATCGCTCTTGCTTCGATGGTATCGATCTACATTGCTGGTAAAGTGCTTGATCTTATTCATGTCAGTCATGTCAAAGTAACGCTATTTATCGTTTCGAACCATACTGATTTGTTACTTGAAAAATTAATGCCTCTTCAACGCGGTGTAACTATGATCAAAGCAGAAGGTGCATTTTCTCATACGCCTAAAGATATGCTGATGACAGTAACAACACGTTATGAATTAGCTGAATTGCGCAGAATTATTAAAGAAACCGATCCTGCTGCTTTTGTTAATATGGTCGAAACCGTTGGGGTTATGGGATCTTTCCGCAAAGGCTAA
- a CDS encoding YesL family protein, translated as MEFRGVMGGIYRLSEWIMRLAGSNLLWVICSSPFLFFLVMRFIFGQPGFTANDILQANWGMGIMAPFTLFPATAALFTVVRKWVMGEGDVSVFKTYFRGYKENYKQSMLGGFFYTLLFIIMYVDYTVYMNQFPNLQLLGIVMLIFLLVLFVSLFNFFAMIAHYHMKLKDIIKNAILLSIVRPFRLFSTLLGTVALLFIGTKYPVLFVFFLASGIAWFAFFNFYGMFLKMQEQSEKQALADEEKELKADEQLAIGDQSPVEQAQQINVEKQPTSMNENVKKSLTKNKER; from the coding sequence TTGGAATTTAGAGGGGTAATGGGTGGAATATACAGGCTATCCGAGTGGATTATGCGCTTGGCAGGTAGCAACCTATTATGGGTAATTTGTTCTTCACCATTTTTGTTTTTTCTAGTCATGCGATTTATTTTCGGGCAACCAGGGTTTACGGCTAATGATATTCTGCAAGCCAATTGGGGAATGGGCATTATGGCACCGTTCACTTTATTTCCAGCTACAGCGGCTCTGTTTACCGTTGTTCGTAAATGGGTGATGGGTGAAGGGGATGTATCTGTTTTTAAAACGTACTTTAGAGGATATAAAGAAAATTATAAACAAAGTATGCTAGGCGGATTCTTCTATACTTTATTGTTTATTATTATGTATGTCGATTATACCGTCTATATGAACCAATTCCCGAATCTTCAACTGCTTGGAATTGTGATGTTAATCTTCTTATTAGTATTATTTGTATCATTATTTAATTTCTTTGCGATGATTGCTCATTATCATATGAAATTAAAAGATATTATCAAAAATGCAATTTTATTATCTATCGTTAGACCATTTCGCTTATTCTCTACATTACTAGGGACAGTAGCGTTGTTGTTTATTGGTACAAAGTATCCGGTATTGTTTGTATTCTTTTTAGCTTCAGGTATCGCCTGGTTCGCTTTCTTTAACTTCTATGGCATGTTCCTCAAAATGCAAGAACAGTCTGAGAAGCAAGCACTAGCAGATGAAGAAAAAGAATTAAAAGCAGACGAACAATTAGCGATTGGAGATCAGTCTCCTGTCGAACAAGCGCAACAGATTAATGTTGAAAAACAACCTACTTCAATGAACGAGAACGTCAAAAAAAGTTTGACCAAAAATAAAGAACGTTAA
- a CDS encoding DUF72 domain-containing protein, with product MITVGLTGWGDHDSLYLTKEANKNKLPTYSSLFRTVEVDSSFYAIQSRRNMEKWTEETPGSFRFLVKAFQGMTGHSRGKIPFDSEAEMFEAFRLSISTMEQAGKLMAALFQFPPWFDCNRENVKTLRHIRELMGDYPCALEFRHQSWYTSEMRDKTIQFMRKENWIHSICDEPQAGIGSVPIVEEVTDRQLTVVRMHGRNESGWNSSGQPNWREVRYLYRYNETELQEWAERLQRLEQQSDEVCVIFNNNSGGDAADNARQLMGMLGQEIPAIPEEKKVEMEQIDLFDWSGQE from the coding sequence ATGATTACTGTCGGTTTAACCGGATGGGGAGATCATGATTCTCTTTATCTAACCAAAGAAGCAAATAAGAACAAATTACCCACTTATAGCTCACTATTCCGCACCGTAGAGGTAGATAGTTCATTTTATGCGATCCAGTCCCGGCGGAATATGGAAAAATGGACCGAGGAAACACCTGGTTCTTTTCGTTTTCTTGTAAAAGCTTTTCAGGGTATGACCGGGCATTCGCGTGGTAAGATTCCTTTTGATAGTGAAGCCGAAATGTTTGAAGCATTTCGCTTATCGATTAGCACGATGGAGCAAGCGGGTAAATTGATGGCTGCACTATTTCAATTTCCACCCTGGTTCGATTGTAATCGAGAAAATGTCAAAACACTTCGACATATTCGTGAACTGATGGGAGATTACCCATGTGCACTCGAATTTCGTCATCAAAGTTGGTACACGTCTGAAATGCGAGACAAAACGATCCAATTTATGCGCAAAGAAAACTGGATTCATAGTATCTGTGATGAACCACAAGCAGGAATTGGTTCTGTACCGATTGTAGAAGAAGTCACAGATCGTCAATTAACAGTCGTGCGTATGCATGGCCGTAATGAATCAGGCTGGAATTCATCGGGTCAACCGAATTGGCGGGAAGTCCGTTATCTGTATCGCTATAATGAGACAGAGTTACAAGAATGGGCAGAACGCTTACAGCGATTAGAACAACAATCGGATGAAGTGTGTGTGATTTTCAATAATAATTCTGGTGGAGATGCAGCAGATAACGCCAGACAATTGATGGGCATGTTAGGACAAGAGATACCTGCTATTCCAGAAGAAAAGAAAGTAGAAATGGAACAGATTGATCTTTTCGACTGGAGTGGACAAGAATAG
- the tpx gene encoding thiol peroxidase, with translation MVQERTGVATFKGNPITLIGPELKVGDQAPDFNLSKNLLEQSTLSDYAGKVKLISVVPSLDTGVCDAQTRRFNEAASELGDDVIVLTISADLPFAQARWCGAAGVDRVITLSDYRDNSFGKAYGVLIKEFVIDMRSIFVIDQNDVIQYVEYLPEMAEHPDYDQAVEAVKNLL, from the coding sequence ATGGTACAAGAACGTACAGGTGTAGCTACTTTCAAAGGAAATCCTATTACACTTATTGGGCCTGAACTTAAAGTAGGCGATCAAGCGCCTGACTTCAATCTTAGTAAAAATCTACTTGAACAATCCACACTTAGCGATTATGCAGGTAAAGTAAAACTAATCAGTGTTGTTCCTTCTTTGGATACAGGTGTATGTGATGCACAGACACGTCGTTTTAATGAAGCCGCTTCTGAACTTGGTGACGATGTAATTGTGCTGACCATCAGTGCTGATCTTCCATTTGCTCAAGCACGCTGGTGCGGTGCCGCTGGAGTAGATCGAGTGATCACATTATCCGATTATCGAGATAATTCATTTGGTAAAGCCTATGGTGTATTAATTAAAGAATTTGTGATCGATATGCGTTCTATTTTTGTGATTGATCAAAATGATGTTATTCAATACGTTGAATATTTACCAGAAATGGCAGAACATCCAGACTATGATCAAGCTGTTGAAGCTGTAAAAAATCTACTATAG
- a CDS encoding MerR family transcriptional regulator — MKLYRIGELAKTAGISERTVDYYTKLGLIQPESRSLKNYRLYSFETLTRLERITKLKQDKYTLDEIRDKLHAWDRVSDEEQVTQRLTELEQHMLQLQREVRELEPLLSQMKPNQAKRAFVNLIPQSAACIEALKFLLGQSSGMM, encoded by the coding sequence ATGAAGCTTTACCGGATTGGCGAATTAGCCAAGACTGCCGGTATTAGTGAGCGAACAGTAGATTACTATACAAAGCTCGGATTAATACAACCAGAAAGTCGTTCCTTAAAAAACTATAGGCTCTATAGTTTTGAAACCTTAACACGCTTGGAACGTATAACAAAGTTAAAGCAGGATAAATACACTCTTGATGAAATTAGAGATAAATTGCACGCCTGGGATCGGGTTTCAGACGAAGAACAGGTTACGCAGCGACTTACCGAGTTGGAACAACACATGCTTCAATTACAACGTGAAGTACGTGAACTCGAACCTTTACTTTCGCAAATGAAGCCTAATCAAGCCAAACGTGCATTTGTTAATCTGATTCCTCAAAGTGCCGCCTGTATCGAGGCGTTAAAATTCCTGCTAGGTCAAAGTTCAGGCATGATGTAA